TTATTTTTATGAATTATTTCCATCTTACATAAGCATCATTTTTTTCCCATCCACTTCATCTCATTCATTATGCCTACCACAGCCACAAGCATTCGTGATGAAATCCGGCGTGCCAATGACACCTTTGAAGCCAGCTTTGCGCGCGGAGACTCCGCCGCCATTGCCCGCCTGTACACCGACGGCGGCGTAGTGCTGCCCACCGGCATGGAGCCCATTCAGGGCACGGCGGGCATTCAGGCTTTCTGGCAGGGCGCCATGGAAATGGGCATTAAGCAGGTAAAACTGAAAACCCGGGAGGTAGAAGAGCTGGAAGACACCGCCATTGAGCTCGGCAACTACACCCTCTTCGCGGGCAACGGCCAACAAATAGATCAGGGCAAATACATGGTGGTCTGGAAAGAGCAGGGCGGCCATTGGAAACTCCACCAGGACATCTGGAACACTAACATTCCGGCTGCTTCCTGATCCGTCATCCCTTAGTCATTCCCGGCCAGGCGAAGAATTAGCCAGCCCGATAATCATACAAAAAGCCCTTTACCGCACCACGGTAAAGGGCTTTTGCATTGAAGTTGACGTGTCATGCAGAGCGGCAGCGAAGCATCTCGCTAGTGTGGTATACCTTGGCAACATCAGCACGCGAGATGTCTCGACTTCGCTCGACATCACGGGTTTTTTTTCAACAACATCAGCACGCGAGATGCTTCGCGGCACTCTGCATGACGTTCAGGTGGTTTTTTAAACAGCTTTACTGCTTCGCCACCAGCGGCTCCTGGCGCTCAAAATCATACAGCGTGAGGGCGCGCAGGCGGTAGTGAGCCACCCAGCTGGCGCGCAGCGCGGCAATGTAGCTGCGCTTGGCCTGGTCTTTTTCGTTGAGGGCAATGTTCAGGTCGGTGAGGCTGATGCGGCCTACCTGGTAGGTGGCGCGGGCAATGTCGTAGCGGCGCTGAGCCAGCGTATCGGCGCGGGCGGCCAGGTCCAGCTGCTCGTTGAGGCTGCTGAGCTGGGCGGCC
The Hymenobacter sp. DG25B genome window above contains:
- a CDS encoding YybH family protein encodes the protein MPTTATSIRDEIRRANDTFEASFARGDSAAIARLYTDGGVVLPTGMEPIQGTAGIQAFWQGAMEMGIKQVKLKTREVEELEDTAIELGNYTLFAGNGQQIDQGKYMVVWKEQGGHWKLHQDIWNTNIPAAS